A single Macaca mulatta isolate MMU2019108-1 chromosome 15, T2T-MMU8v2.0, whole genome shotgun sequence DNA region contains:
- the ENHO gene encoding adropin precursor translates to MGAAISQGALIAIVCNGLVGFLLLLLWVILCWACHSRSADVDSLSESSPNSSPGPCPEKAPPPQKPSHEGSYLLQP, encoded by the coding sequence ATGGGGGCAGCCATCTCCCAGGGGGCCCTCATCGCCATCGTCTGCAACGGTCTCGTAGgcttcttgctgctgctgctctgggtCATCCTCTGCTGGGCCTGCCATTCTCGCTCTGCTGACGTTGACTCTCTCTCTGAATCAAGTCCCAACTCCAGCCCTGGCCCCTGTCCTGAGAAGGCCCCACCACCCCAGAAGCCCAGCCATGAAGGCAGCTACCTGCTGCAGCCCTGA